In Pedobacter sp. WC2423, the following are encoded in one genomic region:
- a CDS encoding MFS transporter produces the protein MTKQSSKWIILIILSSSIFLSVIDIFIVNIAVPAIKKGIHGTDGDIQLVIALYLLGYAAFLITGGRAGDYYGKKKVFIVAMLSFTFASLLCGISQTAFQLNAARFFQGISAAFMVPQGIAYIQVIFPSPEERIKAMGIYGSIAGAASVIGQFLGGLLPDTHFFIAGWRLIFLINLPLGMVSAFLAAKLLKDNKIEKTGRFDYSGVILLTVALVSLIYPLIRGAEIGWPWWSVVLIGLSIVLLFLFLYDQKRKLLQRKEPLINVRLFAYKDFNIGLCAVLFYFMAQDSYFLINAILLQTGFGISSSETGIFFVFQGIGYVLASLIAIRLIPVYGKKVLQGGVLIMITALILHIVFFKSAAVSRMIFLPILFIYGTGCGSVLPSLLTMALKSIPPKFAGAASGTFSTFQQTAIALGIGIVGGVFFKVLGKSGTPQAYLSAYQTATIVNVILLVLVGFFLFLLPEKTTTSGNNRVKK, from the coding sequence ATGACTAAGCAGTCTTCCAAATGGATCATATTAATTATCCTGTCCTCTTCGATATTTTTATCTGTTATTGATATCTTCATAGTCAATATAGCTGTACCTGCTATCAAAAAAGGGATTCATGGTACAGATGGCGATATACAACTTGTGATTGCTTTATACCTGCTGGGTTATGCTGCGTTCTTAATTACTGGCGGCAGAGCAGGGGATTACTATGGTAAAAAAAAGGTTTTTATCGTGGCCATGCTATCCTTTACTTTCGCTTCGCTGTTATGCGGGATTTCTCAAACAGCTTTTCAATTGAACGCCGCCCGTTTCTTTCAGGGAATCAGTGCGGCATTCATGGTGCCCCAGGGGATTGCTTATATTCAGGTAATTTTCCCTTCTCCTGAGGAACGTATTAAAGCAATGGGGATTTATGGAAGTATAGCGGGGGCAGCATCTGTGATCGGACAATTTCTGGGGGGCCTATTGCCAGATACCCATTTTTTTATCGCAGGCTGGCGATTGATTTTCCTGATTAATTTACCTTTGGGTATGGTCTCAGCCTTTCTGGCTGCAAAATTATTAAAAGATAATAAGATAGAAAAAACCGGCAGATTTGACTATTCGGGAGTAATCCTGTTAACGGTAGCCCTGGTCAGTTTGATTTATCCATTGATACGGGGAGCAGAAATAGGCTGGCCCTGGTGGAGTGTAGTGCTGATTGGATTATCAATTGTCCTGCTGTTTCTCTTTTTATATGATCAAAAGAGAAAGCTGCTGCAAAGAAAGGAACCCTTGATTAATGTCAGGTTGTTCGCTTATAAAGATTTTAATATAGGCCTTTGTGCAGTTTTGTTTTATTTCATGGCACAGGATTCCTATTTCCTGATCAATGCAATCCTGTTACAAACGGGATTTGGGATCAGCTCTTCAGAAACGGGTATCTTTTTCGTCTTTCAGGGGATAGGATATGTGCTGGCTTCACTCATAGCCATCCGGCTGATCCCGGTTTATGGAAAAAAGGTTTTGCAGGGTGGCGTCCTGATTATGATAACTGCCTTAATTCTCCATATCGTGTTTTTTAAATCGGCAGCAGTAAGCAGGATGATATTTTTACCCATTTTATTCATTTATGGTACAGGCTGCGGGTCTGTATTACCTTCTTTACTGACTATGGCGCTGAAAAGTATTCCGCCAAAATTTGCTGGTGCAGCTTCAGGAACTTTTTCGACTTTTCAGCAAACAGCAATTGCCCTGGGAATTGGCATTGTAGGAGGAGTCTTCTTTAAGGTACTCGGGAAATCCGGAACGCCCCAGGCTTATTTATCCGCTTATCAAACAGCCACTATAGTCAATGTAATCCTTTTAGTATTGGTCGGCTTTTTCCTCTTTCTTTTACCAGAGAAAACTACCACCTCCGGAAATAATCGTGTAAAAAAATAA
- a CDS encoding retropepsin-like aspartic protease, with protein sequence MPKSARCYLKPLLFLIFIALTSETLQAQTTVPITITNQGHIMVKAKINGVEGNFVFDTGAGLTLVTKKFSDKIKGLKKQDGGYTAFRATGEKLDADLYDATSLTIGSFTETHPVLTIFDVDFGPIDGLISLMSFKKQVVTLDYAHKQLIFETPKSFDALKARGKTVALQLQISRDKSLDMFAYFTINDKLNLQFSIDSGSGNNVYRINSKYMPLLGIDSTDTAKVKVNARPSEFNPAILTRIYTTNLQSIALKDLPSAKLENQKASFVEGLIYDGIVSLRWIGKKITIDVNHAQLIINE encoded by the coding sequence ATGCCAAAATCAGCACGCTGCTACTTAAAACCTTTATTATTTCTGATTTTTATCGCATTAACCAGCGAGACATTACAAGCACAGACCACTGTTCCGATTACCATAACCAACCAGGGACATATAATGGTCAAAGCAAAAATCAATGGTGTGGAAGGCAATTTTGTATTCGATACCGGTGCGGGCTTAACGCTGGTCACCAAAAAGTTCTCAGATAAAATCAAAGGATTAAAAAAGCAGGATGGAGGTTACACGGCCTTCAGGGCGACCGGAGAGAAGCTTGATGCTGATCTTTATGATGCCACTTCTTTGACTATAGGAAGTTTTACGGAAACACATCCGGTGCTGACAATTTTCGATGTGGATTTTGGCCCGATAGACGGACTGATTTCTCTAATGAGCTTTAAAAAGCAGGTAGTGACCCTGGATTATGCCCATAAACAGCTGATTTTTGAAACGCCAAAAAGCTTTGATGCGCTGAAGGCCAGGGGTAAAACAGTTGCTTTACAACTGCAAATATCAAGAGATAAATCATTGGATATGTTCGCCTATTTTACTATCAATGATAAATTGAACCTGCAATTTTCTATAGATAGTGGTTCGGGAAATAATGTTTACCGCATCAACTCTAAATATATGCCTTTACTGGGAATCGATAGTACAGATACTGCAAAAGTAAAAGTGAATGCCAGACCAAGTGAATTTAATCCGGCAATATTAACCAGAATTTATACCACTAACCTGCAATCGATAGCACTTAAAGACCTTCCTTCGGCAAAACTGGAAAATCAGAAAGCTTCTTTTGTAGAAGGGCTGATCTATGACGGTATCGTTTCACTCCGCTGGATCGGAAAAAAGATTACTATTGATGTAAATCATGCACAGCTGATTATCAATGAATAG
- a CDS encoding MFS transporter, which yields MDHIKKSSATKYYIIAWVFGLLFYFLDYVIRAAPAVMIPELSAVFNVSTIGLVSIIGTYYYTYSTCSLIAGVALDRFGAKYSLFAGAVILGIGALLFVISSEFAGNTGRLLQGAGCAFAFPGCVYLATKGFSPKSLATAIGFTQCIGMLGGSAGQFVIGPLIEKGVDQKFFWIGAGMFTILVAFGLLLVIPKAKEEQKSTRQLHSKGFLSPYKIVFSNTQSWLCGIISGLLFAPTTIFAMTWGVAFFQQDRAFSFHEATIACAMVPMGWVFGCPLLGYLTDKIGQRKPVLTGGAVLMILSLLQLLFLPDLVPAYVSTFVLGVASGAAMIPYSVIKESNPDHVKGSATGAINFITFSVTTLVSPLFSHFFGQTLTGATDKASHFQSAGLFWIAGIVIAIVVSLLLKETGTTQTEKVSVIV from the coding sequence ATGGATCACATCAAAAAATCATCTGCTACAAAATATTATATTATTGCCTGGGTTTTCGGCCTTCTCTTTTATTTTCTGGATTATGTAATCAGAGCTGCTCCGGCGGTCATGATCCCTGAATTATCAGCAGTATTTAATGTTTCTACGATTGGCCTGGTCTCTATTATAGGCACTTATTATTATACGTATTCAACCTGCAGTTTGATTGCAGGGGTAGCACTCGACAGGTTTGGTGCTAAATATTCTTTGTTTGCCGGCGCAGTAATCCTTGGAATTGGTGCTTTACTTTTTGTTATTTCCAGCGAATTTGCCGGAAATACTGGTCGTTTATTGCAGGGGGCAGGTTGTGCATTTGCTTTTCCCGGCTGTGTTTACCTGGCTACAAAAGGGTTCTCCCCAAAGTCATTAGCTACAGCCATTGGTTTTACACAATGTATAGGGATGCTGGGTGGTTCTGCCGGACAATTTGTGATAGGCCCTTTGATTGAGAAAGGAGTTGACCAGAAATTTTTCTGGATTGGCGCAGGAATGTTTACCATCCTCGTTGCTTTTGGGTTATTACTGGTTATTCCTAAAGCTAAAGAAGAACAGAAATCTACCAGACAACTGCATTCAAAAGGATTCTTAAGTCCTTATAAAATCGTATTCTCTAATACGCAATCGTGGCTTTGCGGTATTATTTCAGGCCTTTTATTTGCACCAACCACTATTTTTGCGATGACCTGGGGGGTAGCGTTTTTCCAGCAAGACAGGGCTTTCAGCTTTCATGAGGCTACCATTGCCTGTGCCATGGTCCCTATGGGCTGGGTATTTGGTTGTCCGCTTCTGGGGTATCTGACCGACAAAATTGGTCAGCGTAAACCGGTATTGACTGGCGGCGCGGTACTGATGATTTTAAGTTTATTACAATTATTGTTTTTGCCAGATCTGGTACCCGCATATGTGAGTACGTTTGTGCTAGGTGTAGCCTCAGGAGCTGCTATGATCCCCTACTCGGTTATCAAAGAATCTAATCCTGACCATGTAAAAGGAAGTGCTACCGGAGCAATTAATTTCATCACTTTTAGTGTAACTACACTGGTGAGCCCGTTGTTTAGTCATTTCTTTGGTCAAACATTAACAGGGGCAACAGATAAAGCCAGTCATTTTCAGTCTGCCGGGTTGTTCTGGATTGCAGGAATTGTGATTGCAATTGTGGTGAGTTTGCTGCTGAAGGAAACCGGAACAACTCAAACCGAGAAAGTATCAGTAATAGTATAA
- a CDS encoding DNA/RNA non-specific endonuclease, which translates to MKFRNLLFASCLSLAFASCSKNTTQDLSPSNPSGQSAANQATATVITEDFESGNKSSYATGDVTLTTGSWSLNDALIGSASADVKSGTKSVRIRNNGILSMNFNVSSPASVTVKHAVYGTDNASTWQLWVSGDNGSTYSQVGNTITTSSSQLATATFAVTKTGNLTFEIRKISGGTARINIDDISLSTGGSTTPTDPGTNPGTGTPGNSADNNNLLLGNPSNAQPSINSTANYLMDQTYFTESYNKDKGTPNWVSWHISSADLGSTSRSDNFRADINLPSGWYGVSNTSYSGSGFDRGHNCPSGDRTSSSTANSATFLMTNMIPQAPKNNQQTWANLENYVRSLVTAGNEVYVVMGSYGSGGTGSNGFQTTIDGGKVNVPSRVWKVIVVIPNGNNDLSRITSSTRVIAVDTPNDQSTVNADWKQYLTTVKSIETAAGVNIMSNVSQSIQTVLENRTDSGV; encoded by the coding sequence ATGAAATTCAGAAATCTACTTTTCGCCAGCTGCTTATCGCTGGCATTTGCATCGTGTTCGAAAAACACTACGCAAGACCTTAGTCCGTCAAACCCGTCAGGCCAAAGCGCTGCAAATCAAGCTACCGCTACTGTCATCACGGAAGACTTTGAATCAGGAAACAAAAGTTCTTATGCTACCGGAGATGTTACGCTAACTACTGGTTCATGGAGCCTTAACGACGCATTGATCGGTTCAGCAAGTGCTGATGTCAAATCAGGAACAAAATCTGTGCGTATCCGCAACAATGGTATCCTGAGTATGAATTTTAATGTCAGCAGCCCAGCTTCAGTCACTGTTAAACATGCGGTATATGGAACTGATAATGCTTCTACATGGCAATTATGGGTATCAGGTGATAACGGCAGTACTTATTCACAGGTAGGCAACACCATCACTACTTCTTCAAGTCAATTGGCTACTGCAACTTTTGCAGTTACTAAAACAGGTAACCTGACCTTTGAAATCCGCAAAATATCAGGTGGTACTGCGCGCATTAACATCGATGATATCAGTTTGAGTACAGGTGGCAGCACCACTCCTACCGATCCGGGCACAAATCCAGGTACAGGTACTCCAGGTAACAGTGCTGATAATAATAACTTATTGCTGGGAAATCCAAGCAATGCACAACCAAGCATCAATTCAACAGCGAATTACCTGATGGATCAGACTTATTTCACCGAGTCTTACAATAAAGATAAAGGTACACCTAACTGGGTATCATGGCATATCAGCAGTGCTGATCTGGGCAGCACTTCCCGTTCTGATAACTTCAGAGCAGATATTAACCTGCCTTCTGGCTGGTACGGTGTAAGCAATACAAGCTATTCTGGTTCTGGTTTTGACCGTGGGCATAACTGTCCTTCAGGTGACCGGACTTCAAGCAGCACTGCGAATTCAGCTACGTTTTTAATGACGAATATGATTCCGCAAGCACCTAAAAACAATCAGCAAACCTGGGCAAACCTTGAAAATTACGTGCGTTCTTTAGTGACCGCTGGTAATGAGGTTTATGTGGTTATGGGTTCTTACGGATCTGGTGGTACAGGTTCAAATGGCTTCCAGACTACAATTGATGGTGGAAAAGTAAATGTACCTTCCCGCGTTTGGAAAGTTATTGTTGTAATTCCTAATGGTAACAATGATCTTTCACGCATTACCTCTTCAACACGGGTGATTGCTGTAGATACACCAAACGATCAAAGCACAGTTAATGCAGACTGGAAACAATACCTGACTACTGTAAAATCTATTGAAACTGCCGCAGGTGTTAACATTATGTCTAACGTGAGTCAAAGCATACAAACGGTTCTTGAAAACCGTACCGATTCGGGCGTTTAA
- a CDS encoding DNA polymerase III subunit alpha gives MYLNVHSHYSLRYGTIAIPKLIEAAAAKGITQMVLTDLNNSTGVMEFWRACNANGIKPIGGLEFRRNKRLLYIGIARNKEGMKELNDFLTFHNLKQQELPDQPPVFKHCFLVYPYVQGKILRENEFLGIRFDELHQFYGKDITGFAAKLVVLQPVVFLDKIGYRLHEYLRSVDLNTLLTKTSKADKCSPSDTFLPLGELEARFSKYPFILENTRLLLDSCVMDYEQGKLKLNRKTFTGSMARDKELLEELAMKGLAERYGEGHEKALEKVKYELKIIHDLNFCAYFLITWDIIQYSVSQGYYHVGRGSGANSTVAYCMRITDVDPLELDLYFDRFLNAQRTSPPDFDIDYSWDERENVQQYIFEKYGAAHTALLGTMSTFKDRSVIREIGKVMGLPKAEIDSFTDRTQDLANQSNPTFKKIMAVSGLMSSMPNQRSIHAGGVLISEEPITYYTALDLPPKGMATVQWDMYEAELIGYDKYDILSQRGIGHIKEAVRLVEQNLGLKIDVHQVKKFMKDPALNVRLQSGNTIGCFYIESPAMRQLLAKLKCSNYLTLVAASSIIRPGVAQSGMMKTYIQNHHQPETVKYLHPVMKEQMRETYGVMVYQEDVIKVCIHYAGMNGSDADILRRGMSGKYRSRMEFDKLIDKFFAGASRLGREEVTTKEVWRQVSSFAGYSFSKAHSASFAVESYQSLFLKTYYPIEFMVAVLNNYGGFYPRWLYVHELRKAGARVHLPCVNKSTPVVSLSGADAYLGFIGILGLTLKLMEQIPEERHRNGDYLDLADFVKRTAISLDQAIILIRTGALRFTGRSKKELLWDVHSLLGSKVKVLNHAQLFEAEHKHYQLPELVNTTLEDAYHELELLGFPLSLSPFDLLQTVYRGHPQTNNLISYVGQIVKMVGLYVCEKTVHTRNNKKMWFGTFLDAEGNFFDTTHFSGSTPSYPFRGAGCYLILGKVVEDFGYPSIEVIKFAKLPILGNPVLE, from the coding sequence ATGTATCTGAACGTCCACTCTCATTATAGCCTGCGTTATGGCACAATCGCAATCCCTAAGCTGATCGAAGCAGCAGCGGCTAAAGGAATTACTCAAATGGTACTGACCGATCTGAATAATTCTACCGGGGTTATGGAGTTCTGGAGGGCATGTAATGCCAATGGGATTAAACCAATTGGCGGGTTAGAATTCCGCAGAAACAAAAGATTACTCTACATCGGTATTGCCAGAAATAAAGAAGGCATGAAGGAGTTAAATGATTTCCTGACCTTTCATAACCTGAAACAGCAGGAACTGCCCGATCAGCCGCCTGTATTTAAGCATTGTTTCCTCGTTTATCCTTATGTACAGGGGAAAATACTCAGAGAAAATGAGTTCCTGGGAATTCGTTTTGATGAATTACACCAGTTTTACGGGAAAGATATCACCGGTTTTGCAGCTAAACTTGTCGTTTTACAGCCTGTCGTGTTTCTGGACAAAATAGGTTATCGTTTACATGAATATCTGCGGAGCGTTGATCTGAATACACTTTTAACTAAAACAAGTAAAGCCGATAAATGCAGTCCTTCGGATACTTTCCTGCCCCTGGGAGAACTGGAAGCCCGGTTTAGCAAATACCCTTTTATCCTGGAAAATACGCGGCTGCTGCTGGACAGCTGTGTGATGGATTATGAACAGGGTAAGCTCAAACTGAACCGGAAAACCTTTACCGGAAGTATGGCCAGAGACAAAGAATTGCTCGAAGAACTGGCGATGAAAGGTTTAGCAGAACGCTATGGAGAAGGTCATGAAAAGGCATTGGAGAAAGTAAAATATGAACTTAAAATTATCCATGACCTGAATTTCTGTGCTTATTTTTTAATTACCTGGGATATTATTCAGTACTCGGTAAGCCAGGGTTATTATCATGTGGGGCGTGGTTCCGGAGCGAACAGTACCGTGGCTTACTGCATGAGGATCACTGATGTTGACCCTTTGGAGCTGGACCTTTACTTTGACCGGTTTCTTAATGCACAGCGAACTTCTCCTCCCGATTTTGACATCGATTATTCCTGGGATGAACGGGAAAATGTACAGCAGTATATTTTTGAGAAGTACGGTGCAGCACATACGGCTTTATTAGGCACAATGTCTACTTTCAAAGACCGTTCTGTGATCCGGGAAATTGGCAAGGTGATGGGTTTGCCCAAGGCAGAAATTGACAGCTTTACAGACCGTACACAGGATCTGGCTAACCAGAGTAATCCTACTTTCAAAAAGATCATGGCTGTTTCCGGTCTGATGAGCAGTATGCCTAACCAGCGCAGTATCCATGCGGGCGGAGTTTTGATTTCTGAAGAACCCATCACTTATTATACAGCGCTGGATCTGCCCCCTAAAGGAATGGCTACCGTACAATGGGATATGTACGAAGCAGAACTGATCGGTTATGACAAATATGATATTTTAAGTCAGCGCGGTATTGGTCATATTAAAGAAGCCGTAAGACTGGTGGAGCAGAATCTGGGTTTGAAAATAGATGTGCACCAGGTTAAGAAATTCATGAAAGACCCGGCGCTGAATGTCAGGCTGCAATCCGGGAACACAATCGGTTGTTTTTATATCGAATCACCTGCTATGCGCCAGCTACTGGCTAAACTCAAATGCAGCAATTACCTTACATTGGTTGCTGCCAGCTCTATCATCCGGCCTGGTGTGGCACAATCGGGTATGATGAAGACTTATATTCAGAATCACCATCAACCAGAAACTGTGAAATACCTGCATCCCGTGATGAAAGAACAGATGCGTGAAACTTATGGGGTGATGGTCTATCAGGAAGATGTGATCAAGGTCTGTATCCATTATGCGGGCATGAATGGCAGTGATGCCGATATATTACGCAGAGGAATGAGTGGAAAATACCGTTCCCGTATGGAGTTTGATAAGTTAATTGATAAATTCTTTGCAGGTGCCAGCAGGCTGGGACGCGAAGAGGTCACCACTAAAGAAGTGTGGCGACAAGTTTCTTCTTTTGCAGGTTACAGCTTCTCTAAAGCACATTCCGCAAGCTTTGCCGTAGAAAGTTACCAGAGTCTGTTTCTGAAAACTTATTATCCGATAGAGTTTATGGTGGCTGTTCTGAATAATTATGGCGGTTTTTATCCACGCTGGTTATATGTACATGAGCTGCGTAAAGCAGGTGCCCGGGTACATCTGCCTTGCGTGAATAAAAGTACCCCGGTAGTGTCCTTAAGTGGAGCTGATGCTTACCTGGGCTTTATTGGGATACTGGGACTGACGTTAAAATTGATGGAACAGATTCCTGAAGAAAGGCATAGAAATGGAGATTACCTTGATTTAGCTGATTTTGTAAAACGTACAGCAATTAGCCTGGATCAGGCAATTATCCTGATTCGTACCGGAGCTTTACGTTTCACCGGGCGCAGTAAAAAAGAACTGCTCTGGGATGTCCATTCTTTACTCGGTTCTAAAGTGAAAGTCCTGAATCATGCACAGTTATTTGAAGCAGAACACAAACATTATCAATTGCCTGAATTAGTGAATACCACATTGGAAGATGCGTACCATGAACTTGAATTACTCGGCTTTCCACTCAGTCTTTCGCCTTTTGATCTGCTGCAAACTGTTTACCGCGGGCATCCCCAAACCAACAACCTGATCAGCTATGTTGGGCAGATCGTTAAAATGGTTGGTCTTTATGTGTGTGAAAAGACCGTGCATACCAGGAATAATAAAAAGATGTGGTTTGGTACTTTCCTGGATGCAGAAGGCAATTTCTTTGATACGACCCATTTTTCAGGCAGTACTCCATCCTATCCTTTCCGTGGAGCAGGTTGTTACCTGATTTTAGGTAAAGTAGTGGAAGACTTTGGCTATCCGAGTATAGAAGTTATCAAATTTGCCAAATTACCTATCCTTGGCAATCCTGTATTGGAATAA
- a CDS encoding winged helix-turn-helix transcriptional regulator, with protein MVNFRPKDGSSIEVKQVVYRTILSMENSTNDDPQLVIKQENYGQPEDNCSMTNAWKVIGGKWKLLLLNAIRQECPARFGELRKKMQDITQTTLTVQLRELERDGIISRKAYAESPPKVEYQLTELGQTLIPVMQVLSDWGDNYCQLTKVKLH; from the coding sequence ATGGTTAACTTTAGGCCCAAAGATGGAAGCTCCATTGAAGTTAAACAAGTAGTTTACCGGACAATACTAAGTATGGAAAACAGTACTAATGATGACCCTCAGCTGGTTATAAAACAAGAAAATTACGGGCAGCCGGAAGATAACTGTTCAATGACAAACGCGTGGAAAGTGATTGGCGGGAAATGGAAATTACTTTTATTAAATGCGATCCGTCAGGAATGCCCCGCAAGGTTTGGAGAGCTGAGAAAAAAAATGCAGGATATTACACAAACTACCTTGACTGTACAATTGCGGGAACTGGAACGTGATGGCATCATTTCCAGAAAAGCTTATGCAGAATCACCACCTAAAGTAGAATACCAGCTCACCGAACTGGGGCAAACACTCATCCCGGTTATGCAGGTCTTGTCAGACTGGGGCGATAACTATTGCCAATTGACTAAAGTTAAGCTACATTAA
- the dinB gene encoding DNA polymerase IV, whose translation MAGKHIIHMDQDSFFVSVEVRKDSKLAGLPVIIGGISDRGVVASCSYEARKFGVHSAMSSRMARMLCPHAIFIKGNMDAYSEASQEITEILRSRVPLIEKASIDEHYIDMTGMDRFHGTLQYAHELRQTVIRETGLPISFGLSVNKTVSKMATNECKPNGELDVMQNEVQPFLNPLSIRKIPGLGEKTFMKLSDMGIKKIFTLSQIHPDQMVSLLGKNGLSLLQKAKGIDQSEVIPYQEQKSIGTQCTFKADSIDVETINNLITSMVMDLGFELRQKQKIAACITVTIRYSNFEDVTKQATISYTSMDAVLIRKAKDLFKQVYQKRMLIRLVGVRLSNLVNGFEQIDLYENSQEQYNLCQAMDKIRQRFGGKAITMASVLDLKI comes from the coding sequence ATGGCAGGGAAACACATCATACACATGGATCAGGACTCTTTTTTCGTTTCTGTCGAAGTCCGGAAAGATTCAAAGCTAGCTGGTCTGCCGGTTATTATCGGTGGTATTTCTGATCGTGGCGTAGTTGCTTCCTGTAGCTATGAAGCCCGTAAATTTGGTGTGCATTCTGCCATGTCTTCCCGTATGGCAAGAATGCTTTGCCCGCATGCTATTTTTATTAAAGGCAACATGGACGCTTATTCTGAAGCTTCACAAGAAATTACCGAGATTTTAAGATCCCGCGTTCCGCTGATTGAAAAAGCAAGTATCGATGAGCATTATATAGATATGACCGGAATGGATCGTTTCCATGGTACGCTTCAGTATGCTCATGAATTGCGTCAAACCGTGATCAGGGAAACAGGGCTGCCTATCTCCTTTGGCTTATCAGTCAATAAAACGGTTTCCAAAATGGCAACCAATGAGTGTAAACCGAATGGAGAACTTGATGTCATGCAAAATGAAGTACAGCCATTTCTCAACCCTTTATCGATCAGAAAGATTCCCGGATTAGGTGAAAAAACTTTTATGAAACTCAGTGATATGGGGATTAAAAAGATTTTTACCCTTTCACAGATTCATCCGGATCAGATGGTCAGTTTACTCGGTAAAAACGGGTTGTCTTTATTACAAAAGGCAAAAGGAATTGATCAGTCTGAGGTTATCCCTTACCAGGAACAAAAAAGTATAGGGACACAATGTACTTTTAAAGCCGATTCTATTGACGTGGAAACGATTAATAACCTCATTACCTCCATGGTGATGGACCTGGGCTTTGAACTCCGGCAAAAGCAGAAAATCGCCGCTTGCATCACAGTGACCATCCGTTATTCCAACTTTGAGGACGTGACTAAACAGGCAACGATTTCTTATACTTCTATGGACGCAGTGCTGATCCGCAAAGCCAAAGATCTATTCAAACAAGTATATCAGAAACGCATGCTGATCCGCCTGGTTGGTGTACGCCTGTCTAACCTGGTGAATGGTTTTGAGCAGATTGATTTATATGAAAATTCACAGGAGCAATATAATTTATGCCAGGCAATGGATAAAATACGTCAGCGTTTTGGCGGAAAAGCAATAACAATGGCCTCTGTACTGGACTTGAAAATTTAA
- a CDS encoding RNA polymerase sigma factor gives MPKPAPDLSHLICDIALYDSENAYEKLFKSLFPALYRFCYYLLKSRELAEEVANDVMITLWKNRKKLPEVQNIKVYTFVIARNLCLNLLNKHSKRELIFLEDIDVQIVLDSLNPEQILINDELKRKLEQATEALPNKCKLVFKLIKEDGLSYKETAAILNISTKTVDAHLVTAVKKLTTVLKAEFNLM, from the coding sequence ATGCCTAAACCTGCTCCAGACCTATCCCATCTGATCTGTGATATAGCTTTATATGATAGTGAAAATGCCTATGAAAAGCTTTTTAAGAGTCTTTTTCCTGCATTATATCGCTTCTGTTATTATCTGTTAAAGTCAAGAGAACTGGCTGAAGAGGTTGCAAATGATGTCATGATTACGCTTTGGAAAAACAGGAAGAAATTACCTGAGGTACAAAACATTAAAGTTTACACCTTCGTCATTGCACGTAATCTTTGCTTAAATCTTTTAAATAAACATTCCAAAAGAGAACTCATCTTTTTGGAGGATATTGATGTGCAAATTGTACTGGACAGCCTGAATCCCGAACAGATCCTGATCAATGACGAGCTGAAAAGGAAATTAGAGCAAGCTACTGAAGCTTTGCCTAATAAATGTAAACTTGTTTTTAAGCTGATCAAAGAGGATGGATTGAGTTATAAAGAAACAGCTGCTATTCTGAATATTTCCACAAAGACTGTGGATGCCCATCTGGTCACCGCTGTAAAAAAACTGACCACCGTTCTTAAGGCCGAATTTAACCTGATGTAA